From a single Mycolicibacterium moriokaense genomic region:
- a CDS encoding CaiB/BaiF CoA transferase family protein produces the protein MTVGGPLTGVKVIELAGIGPGPYAAMLLADMGAEVVRIERPGPSASGIPPELDVLRRNRRSVVIDLRDPRGAQTVQAMTAHADVLLEGFRPGVTERLGLGPADCWEVNPRLVYGRMTGWGQTGPLAHSAGHDIGYIALTGALGAIGRAGEGPVPPLNLLGDFGGGSTFLVIGVLAALLEAAQSGQGQVVDAAIVDGASSLTAALHGMMAAGGWKDRRGENLLDTGRPWYDTYQTADGQWMAVGAIEPKFYAEFASLLGLPDEIAALRDDPDGWPKLRSAIADAFASRSREEWATVFDGTDACVAPVLSLTEAAHHPHLAARDTFIDVGGVVQPAPAPRFSRTAVAHPKPPAAVGADAREVLADWGIDDAEGLIRDGVVHAG, from the coding sequence GTGACGGTCGGTGGGCCTTTGACGGGAGTGAAAGTCATCGAGCTCGCCGGCATCGGGCCCGGTCCCTATGCGGCGATGCTGTTGGCAGACATGGGCGCCGAGGTCGTGCGGATCGAACGCCCCGGCCCGTCGGCCAGCGGAATTCCGCCCGAGCTGGATGTGCTTCGCCGAAACCGCCGCTCGGTGGTCATCGATCTGCGCGATCCGAGGGGTGCGCAAACCGTTCAGGCGATGACCGCCCACGCCGATGTCCTGTTGGAAGGCTTCCGGCCCGGCGTCACCGAGCGGCTGGGACTGGGGCCCGCCGACTGCTGGGAGGTCAACCCGCGGCTGGTCTACGGCCGGATGACCGGCTGGGGCCAGACCGGACCGCTAGCCCACAGCGCCGGACACGACATCGGATACATCGCGCTCACCGGCGCATTGGGCGCGATCGGCCGGGCCGGCGAAGGACCGGTCCCTCCGCTGAACCTATTGGGCGATTTCGGCGGCGGCTCAACCTTTCTGGTGATCGGGGTTCTCGCTGCGCTGCTGGAAGCTGCCCAGTCCGGTCAGGGACAGGTGGTGGATGCCGCGATCGTCGACGGCGCGAGTTCGCTCACCGCGGCACTACACGGCATGATGGCTGCCGGCGGCTGGAAGGACCGGCGCGGTGAGAATCTGCTCGATACCGGCAGGCCTTGGTATGACACCTACCAGACCGCGGACGGCCAGTGGATGGCTGTCGGCGCGATCGAGCCGAAGTTCTACGCCGAATTCGCTTCGCTGCTGGGTCTTCCCGATGAGATTGCCGCACTGCGGGACGACCCAGACGGATGGCCCAAGTTGCGCTCAGCGATCGCCGACGCGTTCGCCAGTCGAAGTCGCGAGGAATGGGCGACGGTGTTCGACGGCACCGACGCTTGTGTGGCACCGGTGCTGTCACTGACCGAAGCCGCGCACCACCCACATCTCGCCGCCCGCGACACATTCATCGATGTCGGTGGAGTCGTACAGCCTGCACCAGCCCCCCGTTTCAGCCGCACTGCGGTCGCGCATCCGAAGCCGCCCGCCGCCGTCGGCGCCGACGCCCGGGAAGTATTGGCGGACTGGGGCATTGACGACGCGGAAGGACTCATCCGTGACGGTGTGGTGCACGCGGGCTGA
- a CDS encoding AMP-dependent synthetase/ligase, protein MSQAIHERSDLDEPIHADTVAAAFQRTVARHPDRIALRTADGASELTWSQFNDRARRAAAGMAALGIGKGHTVAMMLPNTIDCHVLDIAAVHLGAVPFAIFNSSPAEQIEYQLRQADATLVVTQESFLPRVKEASAALGNQIRHIVVTDDIVAEGVLSLKELENSGSSDFDFDAVWPTITADDLVTLIYTSGTTGPPKAAQWSHRTVMSQLRALDAAVPLPREAVISFLPLAHAGGRITSHYMALPYGAAITTCPDLTQLAPTLARVHPDAFFSVPRFWEKIQVAIETAIANQPSEIREELERAVEIGRRHTAASDAGSSASTTELADLDAAYESATLLLRPILAQLGLDRIKSAFVGGAPAAPELSQFFRAVGVPMLEAYGLTEGSLNIFNQVERFKSGTAGIPLPGVEVKLADDGELLVRSDLNFVGYRHLPEVTAQTLDADGWLHTGDIAEIDADGYVSIVDRKKEIIINAAGKNMSPATIESAIKGESSLIGQIVSIGDGRRYVTALITLDPEALAHWGRQLGLVDRPIAEVVSAPQIQDEIAAAVERGNRRLNSNEQIKKYTVLPTFWLPDSDELTPTAKVKRRAVIEKYALQIEEMYA, encoded by the coding sequence ATGAGCCAAGCAATTCACGAACGAAGCGATCTCGACGAGCCCATTCACGCCGATACGGTGGCCGCCGCTTTCCAGCGCACCGTCGCAAGACACCCGGACCGCATCGCACTCCGCACAGCCGATGGCGCATCGGAATTGACGTGGTCCCAGTTCAACGATCGGGCGCGGCGGGCAGCGGCAGGAATGGCGGCGCTCGGTATCGGCAAGGGTCACACGGTAGCTATGATGCTGCCGAACACGATCGACTGTCACGTCCTCGATATCGCTGCTGTCCATCTCGGTGCCGTACCGTTCGCGATCTTCAACAGTTCGCCGGCCGAACAGATCGAGTATCAGTTGCGTCAAGCGGACGCCACGCTGGTCGTCACCCAGGAATCGTTTCTTCCCAGGGTCAAGGAAGCCAGCGCGGCGCTGGGCAACCAGATTCGCCACATTGTGGTTACCGACGACATCGTCGCCGAAGGTGTTCTTTCACTGAAGGAACTGGAAAACTCGGGCTCATCGGATTTCGATTTCGATGCCGTGTGGCCCACCATCACGGCCGATGATCTCGTGACGTTGATCTATACGTCGGGAACCACTGGGCCGCCGAAGGCCGCCCAGTGGTCGCACCGCACCGTTATGTCCCAGTTGCGTGCTCTCGACGCCGCCGTGCCGCTCCCGCGCGAGGCGGTCATCTCCTTCCTTCCGCTGGCGCACGCCGGTGGCCGTATCACCTCGCACTACATGGCGTTGCCCTATGGCGCCGCTATCACGACGTGTCCTGATCTGACTCAGCTCGCGCCCACTCTCGCACGAGTCCACCCGGACGCGTTTTTCTCCGTGCCAAGGTTCTGGGAGAAGATCCAGGTCGCCATCGAGACCGCGATCGCCAACCAGCCTTCCGAGATCCGTGAGGAACTCGAGCGTGCCGTTGAAATCGGCCGGCGGCACACAGCCGCTAGTGATGCCGGTTCGTCGGCGAGTACGACCGAACTCGCCGATCTGGATGCCGCTTACGAATCCGCCACGCTGCTGTTACGGCCGATCCTGGCCCAGCTCGGTCTGGACCGGATCAAGTCGGCATTCGTCGGGGGCGCTCCAGCAGCACCTGAACTGTCCCAGTTCTTCCGGGCTGTCGGGGTCCCGATGCTCGAGGCATACGGGTTGACCGAAGGTTCGCTCAACATCTTCAACCAGGTCGAGCGGTTCAAATCCGGCACCGCGGGGATCCCGCTGCCCGGTGTCGAGGTCAAGCTCGCCGATGACGGCGAATTACTCGTGCGGTCCGATCTCAACTTCGTCGGCTACCGCCATCTCCCCGAGGTAACCGCGCAGACCCTCGACGCGGACGGTTGGCTGCACACCGGCGATATTGCCGAGATCGACGCGGACGGCTACGTGAGCATTGTCGATCGAAAGAAAGAAATCATCATCAACGCCGCCGGAAAGAACATGTCCCCGGCGACGATCGAATCCGCCATCAAGGGCGAGAGTTCGCTGATCGGTCAGATCGTCTCGATAGGGGATGGTCGCAGATATGTGACCGCGTTGATCACGCTGGACCCCGAAGCGCTGGCCCATTGGGGTCGGCAACTGGGACTCGTTGACCGGCCGATCGCCGAAGTGGTGTCTGCTCCGCAGATCCAGGACGAGATCGCCGCTGCAGTGGAGCGCGGAAACCGACGGCTCAACAGCAACGAACAGATCAAGAAGTACACCGTGCTGCCGACATTCTGGCTGCCCGACAGCGACGAGCTCACCCCTACCGCGAAAGTGAAACGGCGGGCTGTCATCGAGAAATACGCCCTGCAAATCGAGGAGATGTACGCGTGA